One Cryptomeria japonica chromosome 9, Sugi_1.0, whole genome shotgun sequence genomic window carries:
- the LOC131063691 gene encoding large ribosomal subunit protein uL11, whose translation MPPKFDPSQVVEVFVRVTGGEVGAASSLAPKIGPLGLSPKKIGEDIAKETAKDWKGLRVTVKLTVQNRQAKVAVVPSAAALVIKALKEPERDRKKTKNIKHSGNISLDDVIEIAKVMKPRSMAKALAGTVKEILGTCVSVGCTVDGKDPKDLQAEIDEGEVEIPED comes from the coding sequence ATGCCGCCCAAGTTCGATCCTTCCCAAGTTGTGGAGGTTTTCGTCCGCGTGACAGGAGGTGAAGTAGGGGCGGCCTCTTCATTGGCCCCCAAAATTGGTCCTCTGGGTCTCTCTCCcaaaaaaattggagaagacaTCGCGAAGGAGACGGCAAAAGACTGGAAGGGTTTGAGGGTTACTGTAAAACTCACTGTCCAAAATCGTCAGGCCAAGGTTGCAGTTGTTCCAAGTGCTGCAGCTCTAGTGATTAAAGCCCTGAAAGAGCCTGAAAGAGACcggaaaaagaccaaaaacatcaaacaCAGCGGGAACATCTCGCTGGACGATGTTATAGAAATTGCTAAGGTAATGAAGCCCCGATCTATGGCAAAAGCTCTCGCGGGTACTGTTAAGGAGATTTTGGGGACGTGTGTGTCGGTTGGCTGCACTGTTGATGGCAAGGACCCAAAGGACTTGCAAGCGGAGATCGATGAAGGAGAGGTGGAAATTCCGGAAGATTGA